A region from the Inhella inkyongensis genome encodes:
- a CDS encoding tautomerase family protein: MPVAKIEVRRSRAPHEVQALIEAVYQAQREALKVPEDDRQIRYIEHRPEHFAVPPGRSENYTFVEILLFPGRSLDAKRRLYASIVRRFGELGIAPHDVFIVLQEPALENWGIRGGQAAVDVELGFELKV, encoded by the coding sequence ATGCCTGTTGCCAAGATCGAAGTGCGCCGCAGTCGCGCACCCCATGAAGTGCAGGCCTTGATCGAGGCCGTCTACCAGGCCCAGCGCGAGGCCCTGAAGGTGCCGGAAGACGACCGCCAGATTCGCTACATCGAGCACCGCCCCGAGCACTTCGCGGTGCCTCCGGGCAGGAGCGAGAACTACACCTTTGTGGAAATCCTGCTCTTCCCCGGCCGCTCGCTGGACGCCAAGCGGCGGCTCTACGCGAGTATCGTGCGGCGCTTTGGCGAATTGGGCATCGCCCCGCACGATGTCTTCATCGTGCTCCAGGAGCCTGCTCTGGAGAATTGGGGCATCCGAGGTGGACAGGCTGCGGTCGATGTCGAGCTGGGCTTTGAGCTCAAGGTCTGA
- a CDS encoding CBS domain-containing protein, which yields MKVADILRVKGNTLFTVGPDSPLADAVTAMAERDIGSLVVMELGDLVGMLTFREVIAAVVKNGGTVGSSQVRSVMDDHPLTCTPETEIDEVRRMMLGRHARYMPVLNGKTLMGVISFYDVAKAVVDAQDFENRMLKAYIRDWPVEEGAEEPKA from the coding sequence ATGAAGGTCGCCGACATCCTCCGCGTCAAAGGCAACACGCTCTTCACTGTGGGGCCGGATTCCCCGCTGGCCGATGCCGTGACGGCCATGGCCGAACGCGACATTGGCTCGCTGGTGGTGATGGAACTGGGGGATCTGGTCGGCATGCTGACCTTCCGCGAGGTCATTGCCGCCGTGGTCAAGAACGGCGGCACCGTGGGCAGCAGCCAGGTGCGCAGCGTGATGGACGACCATCCGCTGACCTGCACCCCCGAGACCGAGATCGACGAAGTGCGCCGCATGATGCTGGGTCGCCATGCACGCTACATGCCGGTGCTCAATGGCAAGACCTTGATGGGGGTGATTTCCTTCTACGACGTGGCCAAGGCCGTGGTGGATGCGCAGGACTTCGAGAATCGCATGCTCAAGGCCTATATCCGCGACTGGCCGGTGGAAGAGGGCGCTGAAGAACCCAAGGCCTGA
- a CDS encoding aspartate-semialdehyde dehydrogenase, protein MNSLLQHERGWSVGVVGATGAVGRLMRELLIERGFPLRSLRLFASARSAGTHLRWGDADIVVEDAATADYRGLDLVFFSAGGDTSRLLAPKVAAAGAVVIDNSSAWRADPDVPLVVAEVNADDLRHRPKGIIANPNCTTMAAMPVLKPLHDAAGLKRLTASSYQAVSGAGLAGVEELLTQLRAATDQLEALVQNGRAVDFPAPKKWQVPIAFNVVPLNYVRKEGGFTEEELKLRDETRRILGLPDLPVAGTCVRVPVLTSHSLSLHAEFDRPISVAQAEALLTRAPGVRLCEVPNALDATGVDEVLVGRVRQDPTVPHGLMLFVSGDNLRKGAALNAVQLAEALWQQAG, encoded by the coding sequence GTGAATTCGCTGCTGCAGCATGAGCGGGGCTGGTCCGTCGGTGTAGTGGGTGCCACGGGGGCGGTGGGCCGGCTGATGCGAGAGCTCCTGATCGAGCGCGGCTTCCCGCTGCGTTCGCTGCGCCTGTTTGCCTCAGCTCGCTCGGCAGGCACGCATCTACGCTGGGGGGATGCGGACATCGTGGTGGAAGACGCTGCCACGGCCGACTATCGTGGCCTGGACTTGGTGTTCTTCTCCGCCGGGGGCGACACCTCCCGCCTTCTGGCACCCAAGGTGGCGGCAGCCGGTGCGGTGGTGATCGACAACTCTTCGGCTTGGCGAGCGGACCCCGATGTGCCCCTGGTGGTGGCTGAGGTCAATGCGGACGATCTGCGGCATCGGCCCAAGGGCATCATCGCCAATCCCAACTGCACCACCATGGCCGCCATGCCGGTGCTTAAGCCGCTGCACGATGCCGCAGGTTTGAAGCGCCTGACCGCCAGCAGCTACCAGGCCGTTTCAGGCGCGGGCCTGGCCGGTGTGGAAGAGCTGTTGACCCAGCTGCGCGCGGCGACCGATCAACTGGAAGCCTTGGTCCAGAACGGCCGGGCGGTGGACTTTCCTGCGCCCAAGAAATGGCAGGTCCCCATCGCCTTCAATGTCGTGCCCTTGAACTATGTGCGCAAGGAAGGCGGCTTCACCGAGGAGGAGCTCAAGCTGCGTGACGAGACCCGGCGCATCTTGGGCCTGCCTGACCTGCCGGTGGCCGGCACCTGCGTGCGCGTGCCGGTGCTGACCTCGCATTCCCTGAGTCTGCATGCTGAGTTCGATCGCCCCATCAGCGTGGCCCAGGCCGAGGCCCTGCTGACGCGGGCGCCGGGTGTTCGTCTATGCGAAGTTCCCAATGCCTTGGACGCCACCGGTGTGGATGAAGTGCTGGTCGGTCGGGTACGTCAGGATCCCACGGTGCCCCATGGGCTGATGCTCTTCGTCAGTGGCGACAACCTGCGCAAGGGCGCCGCCTTGAACGCCGTGCAGTTGGCCGAGGCGCTCTGGCAACAGGCCGGTTGA
- a CDS encoding outer membrane beta-barrel protein — protein sequence MKSRISLSVAAALLSLLALQSTHAAGQRTFEDRDDYIGFSAGASVLAISSPSATVVSDSTSGRPFKAYYGFRLSENWAIEAGYAHLGRYTERTRQANVTSEQTVNTKLFYGAAVGTLNLGEHFALHGRLGVANNRARGGTVPAGAQGLAGSKTSLMAGIGAEYRFHNGLSLHLDADRFGNFSPRLAAAAVTLGLRYSY from the coding sequence ATGAAGTCCCGCATCTCCTTGTCCGTCGCCGCCGCCCTGTTGAGCTTGCTTGCGCTGCAATCCACCCATGCCGCCGGTCAGCGGACCTTTGAGGACCGCGACGATTACATCGGCTTCAGCGCAGGTGCGAGCGTGCTGGCCATTTCTTCGCCCAGCGCCACGGTGGTGTCCGACTCCACGTCGGGCCGCCCCTTCAAGGCCTATTACGGCTTCCGCCTGAGCGAGAACTGGGCGATCGAGGCGGGCTACGCGCACCTGGGTCGCTATACCGAACGCACCCGTCAGGCCAACGTGACATCCGAGCAGACCGTCAACACCAAGTTGTTCTACGGTGCGGCGGTGGGCACGCTCAATCTGGGCGAGCACTTCGCGCTGCATGGCCGCTTGGGGGTGGCCAACAACCGGGCGCGCGGCGGGACCGTGCCTGCCGGCGCGCAGGGGCTGGCTGGAAGCAAGACTTCTTTGATGGCCGGCATCGGCGCCGAGTACCGCTTCCACAACGGCCTGTCTCTGCACCTGGACGCGGATCGATTCGGCAACTTCAGCCCGCGCCTGGCAGCCGCTGCTGTCACCTTGGGCCTGCGCTACTCCTACTGA
- a CDS encoding alpha/beta fold hydrolase, whose protein sequence is MELIVLNRRVYAYTGGKPFDAALPCVVFLHGALHDHSVFTLLARSFAHSGFSVLALDLPAHGRSEGPPPESIEAAGAWVLACLDAAGVQQAAFVGHSMGSLIALEAAAQAPDRAWHLALLGTAAPMGVSPALLGTAASDPVAAMRMVNTFSHSGIAAKPGYPGPGAWLHGANQALMERTQAGWLDGNLFLKDFELCNGYANALQAAAKVRCTSTVVIGALDQMTPARSAKALMEALKARTVALNCGHAMMQEDPEGLRACLGGALVQG, encoded by the coding sequence ATGGAATTGATTGTTCTGAACCGCCGCGTCTACGCCTACACCGGCGGCAAGCCCTTTGACGCCGCTCTACCCTGCGTGGTCTTCCTGCACGGCGCCTTGCACGACCACTCGGTTTTCACACTGCTGGCGCGCAGCTTCGCCCACTCGGGTTTCAGCGTGCTGGCCCTGGATCTGCCGGCTCACGGCCGCAGCGAGGGGCCGCCGCCCGAGTCCATCGAAGCTGCCGGCGCCTGGGTGCTGGCTTGCCTGGACGCCGCCGGCGTGCAGCAAGCCGCGTTTGTGGGGCACAGCATGGGTTCGCTCATTGCCCTCGAAGCCGCCGCACAGGCGCCCGATCGGGCATGGCATCTGGCCCTGCTGGGCACGGCCGCCCCGATGGGCGTGAGCCCGGCCCTATTGGGCACCGCAGCCAGCGACCCCGTGGCCGCCATGCGCATGGTCAACACCTTCAGCCACAGCGGAATCGCCGCCAAGCCCGGCTACCCCGGGCCCGGCGCCTGGCTGCACGGCGCCAACCAGGCCCTGATGGAGCGCACCCAAGCCGGCTGGCTTGATGGCAATCTGTTCCTCAAGGACTTTGAGCTGTGCAATGGCTACGCCAATGCGCTACAGGCCGCGGCCAAGGTCCGCTGTACCAGCACCGTCGTCATTGGCGCCCTGGATCAGATGACTCCGGCTCGATCCGCCAAAGCGCTGATGGAGGCCCTGAAGGCCAGAACCGTCGCGCTGAATTGTGGACACGCCATGATGCAAGAGGACCCCGAGGGGCTGAGGGCCTGCTTGGGGGGCGCGCTGGTTCAAGGCTGA
- a CDS encoding sensor histidine kinase, with amino-acid sequence MKPDRKEAHWAFGWRRWLGQSSFVVRLVLAQLTLLSLLWLLIVVLIASSENEDTVVLDRSGRTLVWLQIAQALGEDEGQLRNLMARIDAYQRTEDIDVDDEAVRVSMVLRYQGRVLYVSPGKPGALSAGTDGEAQLVEHEGRNWRTLTRHLNGYSLTLIQAKESWRQVFSPSGRAVLLLPLLISLPLLILPTWLAVRLAVRPVQRLGEELLRRPADQFEPLQVQGLPKELAPLRRAINAWMARLAAGRRRERDFVENAAHELRTPLAALSTHLEVLQRAAVIGPEGTATLNGLDRAARRASQLVKQLMSLTRIESVDEGTRQPVDLRRLCEDKLVDLVPLAERRGVGLELDCGEDLELLGFPESLESIIENLVTNALRHSPAGGSVRIALRRLAGPGESTCLRLRVEDQGPGIPAASRTRMLERFQRGPQSGEGAGLGLSIVQAAVQLHHGSLRLEEAPGGGLRVDADFPVASPQP; translated from the coding sequence ATGAAACCAGATCGAAAGGAGGCGCATTGGGCATTTGGCTGGCGGCGCTGGTTGGGCCAATCCAGCTTTGTGGTGCGTCTGGTGCTGGCGCAACTCACGCTGCTGAGCCTTCTGTGGCTGCTCATCGTGGTGCTGATTGCAAGCAGCGAGAACGAAGACACCGTCGTTTTGGACCGCAGCGGTCGAACCCTCGTCTGGCTGCAAATCGCCCAGGCTCTTGGGGAAGATGAGGGCCAGCTTCGCAACCTGATGGCCCGCATTGACGCCTACCAGCGGACCGAAGACATCGACGTCGACGACGAGGCAGTTCGGGTCTCCATGGTGTTGCGATATCAGGGGCGCGTGCTCTATGTCAGCCCGGGCAAGCCGGGCGCCTTGAGCGCCGGGACGGACGGCGAGGCCCAGCTCGTGGAGCATGAGGGTCGCAACTGGCGCACCTTGACGCGCCATCTCAACGGTTACAGCCTGACCTTGATCCAGGCCAAGGAGTCCTGGAGGCAGGTGTTTTCGCCCTCGGGCCGTGCCGTGTTGCTATTGCCCTTGTTGATCAGCCTGCCGCTGCTGATCTTGCCGACTTGGCTGGCAGTGCGCCTGGCGGTGCGGCCTGTTCAGCGGCTTGGGGAAGAGTTGCTGCGGCGTCCCGCCGATCAGTTCGAGCCATTGCAAGTGCAGGGCTTGCCGAAGGAATTGGCGCCGCTGCGCCGGGCTATCAACGCCTGGATGGCTCGATTGGCCGCCGGACGTCGACGCGAGCGGGACTTTGTTGAAAACGCCGCGCACGAGTTGCGCACGCCGCTGGCGGCCTTGAGCACGCATCTGGAGGTTTTGCAGCGCGCTGCCGTTATTGGACCGGAGGGCACGGCGACGCTGAACGGACTGGATCGGGCGGCTCGTCGCGCCAGCCAGTTGGTCAAGCAACTGATGTCCCTCACCCGCATCGAGTCGGTCGACGAGGGCACCCGGCAGCCGGTTGATTTGCGTCGACTTTGCGAGGACAAATTGGTGGACCTGGTGCCGCTGGCTGAGCGCCGCGGTGTCGGTCTGGAGCTGGACTGCGGGGAGGACCTCGAACTGTTGGGCTTCCCGGAAAGTCTGGAGTCCATCATCGAAAACCTGGTGACGAACGCATTGCGCCATTCCCCGGCCGGTGGGTCGGTCCGGATTGCGCTGCGACGGCTTGCCGGACCAGGGGAAAGCACATGCCTGCGTCTGCGGGTGGAGGACCAGGGCCCAGGCATCCCTGCGGCCAGTCGGACCCGGATGCTGGAGCGATTCCAGCGTGGCCCACAAAGTGGTGAGGGCGCGGGCTTGGGGCTGTCCATCGTGCAGGCGGCGGTCCAACTGCATCATGGCAGCCTGCGCTTGGAAGAAGCCCCTGGCGGTGGGCTGCGAGTCGATGCGGACTTCCCTGTCGCCTCGCCGCAGCCGTAG
- a CDS encoding O-acetylhomoserine aminocarboxypropyltransferase, whose protein sequence is MPGPLDPGFDTLALHAGSAPDPCTGARITPLHLSTSFVFDSSADAAGLFNMERSGHVYSRLSNPTTAVFEERMAALEGGVGAIATASGQAALWLAIGTICAAGGHIVASSQLYGGSHNLLHYTLPRFGIQTTFVAPADLEAWRAAIRPETRLLIGESLGNPGMDVLDVPGVAAIAHEAGLPLLVDATLATPWVSRPIEQGADLVMHSATKFLCGHGTVVGGVLIDSGRFDWVKSGKFPELTQPYAGFHDMVFAEESTVGAFLLRARREGLRDFGACMSPHTAWLLLQGLETLPLRMARHVANAQAVAEFLAQQAQVKAVGYPGLPSHTSHAKAQALMPRGPGAVFSFELDASRAQGQKFIESLKLFSHLANVGDARSLVIHPASTTHSRMDEAALTAAGIAPGSIRLSIGLEDPADLIADLKVALKAAFK, encoded by the coding sequence ATGCCAGGCCCCTTAGATCCCGGTTTTGACACCCTGGCCCTGCACGCCGGCAGCGCCCCCGACCCCTGCACCGGCGCCCGCATCACGCCGCTGCATCTGAGCACCAGCTTTGTGTTCGACAGCAGCGCAGACGCCGCCGGCCTGTTCAATATGGAACGCAGCGGCCATGTGTATTCCCGACTAAGCAACCCCACCACGGCGGTGTTTGAAGAGCGCATGGCCGCGCTGGAAGGTGGCGTGGGCGCCATTGCCACCGCCAGCGGTCAGGCAGCGCTGTGGCTGGCCATTGGCACGATCTGCGCTGCCGGTGGCCACATCGTGGCCAGCTCGCAGCTTTACGGGGGCTCGCACAACCTGCTGCACTACACCCTGCCTCGCTTCGGGATCCAGACCACCTTTGTGGCGCCCGCCGATCTGGAGGCTTGGCGAGCGGCCATCCGCCCGGAAACCCGGCTCTTGATCGGCGAGTCGCTTGGCAATCCCGGCATGGACGTGCTGGATGTGCCTGGCGTGGCGGCCATCGCCCACGAGGCGGGTCTTCCGCTCTTGGTGGACGCCACCCTGGCCACGCCCTGGGTCTCGCGCCCCATCGAGCAAGGGGCGGATCTGGTCATGCATTCGGCCACCAAATTCCTGTGCGGCCATGGCACGGTGGTGGGCGGCGTACTGATTGACTCGGGGCGCTTCGACTGGGTGAAGTCCGGCAAGTTTCCTGAACTCACCCAGCCTTACGCGGGCTTCCATGACATGGTGTTTGCGGAGGAGTCCACCGTCGGCGCCTTCTTGCTGCGCGCGCGCCGCGAGGGCCTGCGTGACTTTGGCGCCTGCATGAGCCCGCACACGGCCTGGCTGCTGCTGCAAGGCCTGGAGACCCTACCCCTGCGCATGGCCCGGCATGTGGCCAATGCACAGGCGGTGGCCGAATTCCTGGCCCAACAAGCCCAGGTCAAGGCCGTGGGCTACCCCGGCCTGCCCAGCCACACCAGCCATGCCAAGGCCCAGGCCCTGATGCCGCGGGGGCCAGGCGCGGTGTTCAGCTTCGAGCTGGATGCCAGCCGCGCACAAGGCCAGAAGTTCATCGAGTCGCTCAAGCTCTTCAGCCATCTGGCCAATGTGGGAGACGCACGCTCACTGGTGATCCACCCGGCCAGCACCACCCACTCGCGCATGGACGAAGCGGCCCTGACGGCAGCCGGCATCGCACCGGGCAGTATTCGCCTCTCGATCGGCCTGGAGGACCCGGCCGACCTCATTGCCGACCTCAAAGTGGCCTTGAAGGCCGCGTTCAAGTGA
- a CDS encoding efflux RND transporter periplasmic adaptor subunit, translated as MLLQTQNKSQVHKTQTQKRWWIGGGLSALALAIAAGVAVGAGKNEAKPEGKQAKKDEVKTVRFSPAEVVQPQAQKLAAQIEFSGPLVAPNTAIVRAKSGGVLLNLAAQEGSRVKAGQSLGSLDLEDLRQRVAERAATVEAARAQALQAERSFNANDGLARQNFIAPTALDNSRSQLDTARAQLAAAQAQLQTVQVALRQSTLTAPISGWVAKRHAVPGEKLQLEQPVVTVVDLSQLELAGLVGTHEVARLKPGMTAQLQIEGQAEPVTAKLSRINPAAEPGTRSIGVILSVPNAAEHLRAGQYAVARVTLDDPEPRLTLPVSALMGSAGQQAVWVIDKGELKRRLVTTGRQDAKEGRVEILAGVDATAQVLAARYDNLREGSKALIDTAKSDDASKAKVAALSTVQR; from the coding sequence ATGCTGCTGCAGACCCAGAACAAGTCCCAAGTTCACAAGACCCAAACTCAAAAGCGCTGGTGGATCGGCGGCGGACTCAGCGCGCTGGCGCTGGCCATCGCGGCCGGTGTGGCCGTTGGTGCAGGCAAGAACGAGGCCAAGCCCGAGGGCAAGCAGGCCAAAAAGGACGAAGTCAAGACGGTGCGCTTCAGCCCGGCGGAGGTGGTGCAGCCGCAGGCTCAAAAGCTGGCCGCGCAGATCGAATTCAGTGGGCCCTTGGTCGCCCCCAATACCGCCATCGTGCGGGCCAAGTCGGGTGGGGTGCTGCTGAACCTGGCGGCCCAAGAGGGCAGCCGCGTCAAGGCCGGACAGTCCCTGGGCAGCCTGGACCTGGAGGACCTGCGCCAGCGCGTGGCCGAACGTGCAGCCACTGTGGAAGCCGCGCGTGCCCAGGCCTTGCAGGCCGAGCGCAGCTTCAACGCCAATGACGGGCTGGCCCGCCAGAACTTCATTGCGCCGACCGCGCTGGACAACAGCCGCAGCCAGCTCGACACCGCCCGTGCGCAGCTGGCCGCAGCCCAGGCCCAGCTGCAGACCGTGCAAGTGGCGCTGCGTCAATCCACGTTGACCGCACCCATCAGCGGTTGGGTGGCCAAGCGCCACGCCGTGCCGGGTGAAAAGCTGCAGCTGGAGCAGCCGGTCGTCACCGTGGTGGACCTGAGCCAGCTGGAGCTGGCCGGCCTGGTGGGCACGCACGAGGTGGCGCGCCTGAAGCCCGGCATGACGGCCCAGCTGCAAATCGAGGGTCAGGCCGAGCCGGTGACCGCCAAGCTGAGCCGCATCAATCCGGCCGCCGAGCCGGGCACGCGCTCCATTGGCGTGATCCTCAGCGTGCCCAATGCGGCCGAACACCTGCGCGCCGGCCAGTACGCCGTGGCCCGCGTCACTTTGGACGATCCGGAACCGCGCCTGACCCTGCCGGTCAGCGCGCTGATGGGATCGGCCGGCCAACAGGCGGTATGGGTGATCGACAAGGGTGAGCTCAAGCGCCGCCTGGTGACCACCGGCCGCCAGGACGCCAAAGAAGGCCGGGTCGAGATCCTGGCCGGGGTCGACGCCACCGCCCAGGTGCTGGCCGCGCGCTACGACAACCTGCGCGAGGGCAGTAAGGCCCTGATCGACACGGCCAAGTCCGACGACGCCAGTAAGGCCAAAGTGGCCGCGCTGAGCACGGTCCAGCGCTGA
- a CDS encoding response regulator transcription factor — translation MQVLLIEDDLDLGQATLMGLQQHELQVTWVRNLERAGATLQRQLVDAVVLDLGLPDGDGVEWLAQQRKRGMALPVLILSARDGLGDRLRGLGEGADDYLVKPFALDELVMRLRAIWRRSHGQKLPTLCGLEHDAAAMQLRQDGQPLTLTQTEYQLLLALLRRQGAVVSRSHLEDLTRGGVSASSLDVHMSNLRRKLAPDTFRTLRGIGYALIIRP, via the coding sequence ATGCAAGTCCTTTTGATTGAAGACGACCTGGATCTGGGGCAGGCCACCTTGATGGGGCTGCAACAGCATGAGTTGCAGGTGACCTGGGTGCGGAACCTTGAGCGGGCTGGTGCCACCCTGCAAAGGCAGCTGGTCGATGCGGTGGTGCTGGATCTGGGTCTGCCGGATGGCGATGGGGTTGAATGGTTGGCGCAGCAACGCAAGCGCGGGATGGCTTTGCCCGTCCTGATCCTTTCGGCCCGAGACGGCCTGGGGGATCGCCTGCGAGGGTTGGGGGAAGGGGCCGACGACTACCTGGTGAAGCCTTTCGCGCTGGACGAACTGGTGATGCGTCTGCGGGCCATCTGGCGGCGCAGCCACGGGCAAAAGCTGCCCACGCTGTGTGGGCTGGAGCACGACGCCGCAGCCATGCAGCTTCGGCAAGATGGCCAGCCTTTGACGTTGACCCAAACCGAGTACCAACTGCTGTTGGCCTTGTTGAGGCGACAGGGCGCCGTGGTGTCGCGCAGCCATCTGGAGGATCTGACCCGGGGTGGGGTCAGCGCTTCGTCCTTGGATGTGCATATGTCCAACTTGCGCCGCAAGCTGGCGCCGGACACGTTCAGAACCCTGCGGGGCATCGGCTACGCGCTCATCATTCGTCCATGA
- the aroC gene encoding chorismate synthase, whose product MSGSTFGRWFAVTNFGESHGPAIGCVIDGCPPGMALSEADIQPDLDRRKPGTSRHVTQRQEGDRVEILSGVYEGQTTGTPIALLIRNEDQRSKDYGNLLDTFRPGHADYSYWRKYGLRDPRGGGRSSARLTAPMVAAGAVAKKWLQQQYGTTVRGCMVQLGEIEIPIEDWAQTAHNPFFAATQRGLPELEAYMDALRKSGDSVGAKLRVEAQGVPPGWGAPLFDKLDAQIAYAMMGINAVKGVEIGDGFGVVAQRGSLHGDELHPDGFASNHAGGVLGGISSGQDLVVSIAIKPTSSIRLEKASINRAGEPTTVVTHGRHDPCVGIRATPIAEAMLALVLMDAALEQRAQGADVCLPISPVPASRP is encoded by the coding sequence ATGAGTGGAAGTACCTTCGGGCGTTGGTTCGCCGTCACCAATTTCGGCGAGAGCCATGGCCCGGCCATAGGCTGCGTGATCGATGGCTGCCCGCCCGGGATGGCCCTGAGCGAGGCCGATATTCAGCCCGACTTGGATCGGCGCAAACCGGGCACCAGTCGCCATGTCACCCAGCGCCAAGAAGGCGACCGGGTGGAGATCTTGTCCGGCGTTTATGAAGGCCAGACCACGGGCACGCCCATCGCGCTGCTGATCCGCAATGAGGACCAGCGCAGCAAGGACTACGGCAATCTGCTCGACACCTTCCGCCCCGGTCATGCGGACTACAGCTACTGGCGCAAGTACGGGCTGCGTGACCCGCGCGGCGGTGGCCGGTCCTCGGCCCGCCTGACCGCGCCCATGGTGGCCGCCGGTGCGGTGGCGAAGAAATGGCTGCAGCAGCAATACGGCACCACCGTGCGCGGCTGCATGGTGCAACTGGGCGAGATCGAGATCCCCATCGAAGACTGGGCGCAGACGGCGCACAACCCCTTCTTTGCTGCCACGCAGCGGGGATTGCCCGAGCTCGAGGCCTATATGGACGCTCTGCGCAAGAGCGGCGATTCGGTGGGCGCCAAACTGCGCGTGGAGGCCCAGGGCGTTCCGCCGGGTTGGGGCGCACCGCTCTTTGACAAACTCGACGCCCAAATCGCCTACGCCATGATGGGCATCAATGCGGTCAAGGGTGTGGAAATTGGCGACGGCTTTGGTGTGGTGGCCCAGCGCGGCAGCCTGCATGGCGATGAACTGCACCCTGACGGCTTTGCCAGCAACCATGCCGGTGGCGTGCTCGGTGGCATCAGCAGCGGCCAAGATCTGGTCGTGAGCATCGCCATCAAACCCACCAGTTCCATCCGCCTAGAAAAGGCCAGCATCAATCGCGCCGGCGAGCCCACCACGGTGGTGACCCACGGACGCCACGACCCCTGCGTGGGCATCCGCGCCACGCCCATCGCCGAAGCCATGCTGGCCCTGGTGCTGATGGACGCGGCACTGGAACAGCGAGCCCAGGGTGCGGACGTCTGCCTGCCCATCTCCCCGGTGCCCGCTAGCCGGCCCTGA